The following proteins are co-located in the Lagenorhynchus albirostris chromosome 2, mLagAlb1.1, whole genome shotgun sequence genome:
- the C2H1orf56 gene encoding LOW QUALITY PROTEIN: protein MENT (The sequence of the model RefSeq protein was modified relative to this genomic sequence to represent the inferred CDS: inserted 3 bases in 2 codons), translated as MVPAAGALLWALLLSLGPRAAGVEGLTSTXRDSFRFRGPMTRSYRTTARSTRSVVSQKMRVXMEDEDDVVAVADSLAGPAAAELLASTVSTGSRSRLSAEEDGSLEERVVIYARKNNTELETRNTTSSTPGGPSPGFTANDQDSEIRMSSSQRPSTWKADVDQLLSDTTLNQWSTARSTPNQWPPPSPTAMPAPEDLRLVPMPWGPWHCHCKSGTMSRTWAGKPRGLSGRLRVGALSQPHTEHRPCTYHQCPCNREREECPLDAGLCPDTSCTTQTTTRATTTTPLPLLVSRLRPTPFTPSLRPNPALAFWKRVRTGLEDIWNSLSTVFPEMQPINRNRR; from the exons ATGGTCCCCGCTGCTGGCGCGCTGCTCTGGGCCCTGCTGCTGAGTCTGGGGCCCCGGGCGGCGGGGGTCGAAGGCCTGACTTCGAC GCGGGACAGTTTCCGCTTCAGGGGGCCTATGACCCGCAGCTACCGGACCACCGCCCGGAGCACCCGGAGCGTTGTTTCCCAGAAGATGAGGG ACATGGAGGATGAGGATGACGTCGTGGCCGTGGCCGACAGCCTGGCAGGCCCGGCCGCTGCCGAGCTCTTGGCCTCCACGGTGTCCACAGGTAGCAGGTCGCGATTGTCGGCGGAGGAGGATGGGTCTTTGGAAGAGAGGGTTGTGATTTACGCTAGAAAGAATAACACCGAGTTGGAGACTCGCAATACGACTTCCAGTACACCTGGGGGGCCTAGCCCAGGGTTTACAGCGAATGACCAGGATTCCGAAATCAGGATGAGTTCAAGCCAGCGGCCCTCCACCTGGAAGGCTGATGTGGACCAGCTGCTCTCCGACACTACCCTGAACCAGTGGTCAACAGCACGGTCCACCCCAAACCAGTGGCCACCGCCCTCGCCCACAGCCATGCCAGCTCCCGAGGATCTGCGACTGGTGCCGATGCCCTGGGGCCCGTGGCACTGCCACTGCAAGTCCGGCACCATGAGCCGGACCTGGGCCGGGAAACCGCGTGGCCTTTCGGGGCGCCTGCGAGTTGGGGCGCTGAGCCAACCCCACACTGAGCACCGGCCTTGCACCTACCACCAATGCCCCTGCAACCGTGAGCGGGAGGAGTGCCCCCTCGATGCAGGTCTCTGTCCTGACACCAGCTGCACCACTCAGACCACCACCAGGGCCACCACCACTACTCCTCTTCCCCTACTAGTCAGCCGACTCAGACCCACCCCCTTCACCCCCAGTCTCAGGCCCAACCCAGCCCTTGCTTTTTGGAAAAGGGTCAGGACTGGGCTGGAGGATATTTGGAACAGCCTGTCTACAGTGTTCCCAGAGATGCAACCA